The following are encoded together in the Nocardioides sp. Arc9.136 genome:
- a CDS encoding AMP-binding protein, with amino-acid sequence MLQTLLGRAATAGTGAKVLASSGIIRPYPPAVLARLARTVKDWGTGPAGGFASLAVRYPDRVGLVDELGELTFGELHRRSNALARALRARGVGEGDGVAVMCRNHRGFIDASIAVAKLGADVLYLNTAFAGPQLVDVLEREQPTVVVHDEEFTDLLAAVDVEERVLAWVDGDGDGEDATGGVATLEQLIAAEDDGDLDPPDRHGRTIILTSGTTGTPKGAPRSEAGIDAAISLLSRMPLRHGWRTHIAAPLFHTWGFAHMALSMLLGSTVVLRRRFDPEDCLRTVEEERCDSLVVIPVFLQRILGLEEQVLQRYSLDTVKVVASSGSALPGDLAVTWMDHFGDHLYNIYGSTEVAYASIATPVDLREAPDSAGRPPWATTVRIYDEQGKEAPAGASGRIFVGNSLLFEGYTGGGGKDVLDGLMATGDVGRFGEDGRLYVEGRDDEMIVSGGENVFPKEVEDCLARHEAVVDVAAIGVDDPDYGKRLRAFVVLRDGAAADEDTLKDWVKANLARYKVPKEIVLIDELPRNATGKVLKRELKDHPGPGQDASTEAAG; translated from the coding sequence GTGCTGCAGACCCTCCTCGGCCGCGCGGCGACCGCGGGCACCGGTGCCAAGGTGCTCGCGTCCTCGGGCATCATCCGGCCCTACCCGCCGGCCGTGCTGGCGCGCCTGGCCAGGACGGTCAAGGACTGGGGGACCGGCCCCGCGGGCGGCTTCGCCAGCCTGGCCGTGCGCTACCCCGACCGGGTGGGCCTCGTCGACGAGCTCGGCGAGCTGACCTTCGGCGAGCTGCACCGCCGCTCGAACGCACTGGCGCGCGCACTGCGTGCCCGTGGCGTCGGCGAGGGCGACGGGGTCGCGGTGATGTGCCGCAACCACCGCGGTTTCATCGACGCGAGCATCGCCGTGGCCAAGCTCGGCGCCGACGTGCTCTACCTCAACACCGCCTTCGCCGGGCCGCAGCTGGTCGACGTGCTGGAGCGCGAGCAGCCGACCGTCGTGGTCCACGACGAGGAGTTCACCGACCTGCTGGCCGCGGTCGACGTCGAGGAGCGGGTGCTGGCCTGGGTCGACGGCGACGGCGACGGTGAAGACGCCACCGGGGGCGTCGCCACCCTCGAGCAGCTCATCGCTGCCGAGGACGACGGCGACCTCGACCCGCCCGACCGGCACGGCCGCACGATCATCCTGACCTCGGGCACGACCGGCACGCCGAAGGGCGCCCCGCGCAGCGAGGCCGGCATCGACGCCGCGATCTCACTGCTGTCGCGGATGCCGCTGCGGCACGGCTGGCGCACCCACATCGCCGCGCCGCTCTTCCACACGTGGGGCTTCGCGCACATGGCGCTGTCGATGCTGCTGGGCTCCACGGTCGTGCTGCGCCGCCGCTTCGACCCCGAGGACTGCCTGCGCACCGTCGAGGAGGAGCGCTGCGACTCGCTGGTGGTGATCCCGGTGTTCCTGCAGCGGATCCTCGGCCTGGAGGAGCAGGTGCTGCAGCGGTACTCCCTCGACACCGTCAAGGTGGTCGCGTCCTCCGGCTCGGCGCTGCCCGGTGACCTGGCGGTCACCTGGATGGACCACTTCGGCGACCACCTCTACAACATCTACGGCTCGACCGAGGTCGCCTACGCCTCGATCGCGACGCCGGTGGACCTGCGCGAGGCCCCCGACTCCGCCGGCCGGCCGCCGTGGGCCACGACCGTCCGCATCTACGACGAGCAGGGCAAGGAGGCGCCCGCGGGCGCCTCGGGCCGGATCTTCGTCGGCAACAGCCTGCTCTTCGAGGGCTACACCGGCGGGGGCGGCAAGGACGTCCTCGACGGGCTGATGGCCACCGGCGACGTCGGCCGGTTCGGGGAGGACGGCCGCCTCTACGTGGAGGGGCGCGACGACGAGATGATCGTCTCCGGCGGGGAGAACGTCTTCCCCAAGGAGGTCGAGGACTGCCTGGCCCGCCACGAGGCCGTGGTCGACGTCGCGGCGATCGGGGTGGACGACCCCGACTACGGCAAGCGGCTGCGGGCGTTCGTGGTGCTGCGCGACGGCGCTGCGGCCGACGAGGACACGCTCAAGGACTGGGTGAAGGCGAACCTCGCGCGCTACAAGGTCCCGAAGGAGATCGTGCTCATCGACGAGCTGCCCCGCAACGCCACCGGCAAAGTCCTCAAGCGTGAGCTGAAGGACCACCCGGGGCCCGGCCAGGACGCCAGCACGGAGGCCGCCGGGTGA
- a CDS encoding DUF3052 domain-containing protein — MGFTKGMVVQELGWDNDTDDDLRVSIEDTIDADMVDGDYGNVVDAVLLWWRQEDGDLVDGLVDALTDLVGGGAIWLLTPKVGRPNSVDAATIAEAAPIAGLSQTTTAAVSKDWAATRLVAPKTPA; from the coding sequence CTGGGGTTCACCAAGGGCATGGTCGTCCAAGAGCTCGGGTGGGACAACGACACCGACGACGACCTGCGCGTCTCCATCGAGGACACCATCGACGCCGACATGGTCGACGGTGACTACGGCAACGTCGTGGACGCGGTCCTGCTGTGGTGGCGCCAGGAGGACGGCGACCTGGTCGACGGCCTCGTCGACGCGCTGACCGACCTCGTCGGCGGCGGCGCCATCTGGCTGCTGACCCCGAAGGTCGGCCGCCCGAACTCCGTCGACGCCGCCACCATCGCGGAAGCCGCACCGATCGCCGGGCTCTCCCAGACGACGACCGCCGCGGTGAGCAAGGACTGGGCGGCGACCCGCCTGGTGGCACCCAAGACCCCCGCGTAG
- the aceE gene encoding pyruvate dehydrogenase (acetyl-transferring), homodimeric type — protein MTGEPPTSSGTRKGSTPSVIHEGLPTQLPDIDPDETNDWLDSFDSLVDERGRERARYVMLRLLERAREMQVGVPALRSTDYINTIPPEREPWFPGDEEAERRIRAFIRWNAAVMVSSANRKGLEVGGHIATYQSSASLYEVGFNHFFRGKDHPGGGDQVYIQGHASPGVYSRAFLEGRLNEEQLYRFRQEVQHGPGAGLPSYPHPRLMSDFWEFPTVSMGLTGINSIYQARFNRYLQNRGIKDTSQQHVWAFLGDGEMAEPESLGAIRVAAREELDNLTWVINCNLQQLDGPVTGNGKIIQELEANFRGAGWNVIKVVWGREWDPLLARDVDGVLVNKMNTTPDGAFQTYSVEDGAYVRESFFGGDPRLRAMVEHMSDQQIQKLPRGGHDYRKVYAAFDSATKHVGQPTVILAKTIKGWTIDALEGKNATHQMKKLTPADLKRFRDRLYLPISDRDLERAYEETGTAPFFHPGADSPEIEYMLERRRQLGGSLPKRVVRAKPLTLPGDKAYAELKQGSGKNSVATTMAVVRLLKDWMKDTEIGKRIVPIAPDEYRTFGMDAMFPSAKVYNPSGQQYESVDRNMLLSYKESTQGQMLHEGISEAGAMASATAAGSAYSTHGEPMIPFYIFYSMFGFQRTGDSIWAMADQLSRGFLVGATAGRTTLTGEGLQHADGHSPLLAVTNPAVVHYDPAYAYEVAHIMRSGLERMYGTGGPEGNGENVIFYLTVYNEPVPQPKEPEDVDVEGILRGMHQVSRAEGEGPRVTLMGSGVGMPWIQDAKRMLAEEWGVQADTWSVTSWNELARDAVAAEEWNLLHPGEEARSSYVEERLVDVEGPVVAVSDFMRAVPLQIARWVPGDYRVLGADGFGFADTRPAARRYFHIDAQSVVVQALQALADAGQVDRSQVEKAFATYRIDDPTAVAGVKQEGGDA, from the coding sequence GTGACCGGAGAACCACCCACCAGCTCAGGCACGCGCAAGGGCTCGACCCCCTCGGTGATCCACGAGGGCCTGCCGACCCAGCTGCCCGACATCGACCCGGACGAGACCAACGACTGGCTCGACTCCTTCGACTCCCTCGTGGACGAGCGCGGACGCGAGCGCGCGCGCTACGTCATGCTCCGCCTGCTCGAGCGGGCGCGCGAGATGCAGGTCGGCGTCCCCGCCCTGCGGAGCACCGACTACATCAACACCATCCCGCCCGAGCGGGAGCCGTGGTTCCCCGGTGACGAGGAGGCGGAGCGTCGGATCCGCGCGTTCATCCGCTGGAACGCCGCCGTCATGGTGTCCAGCGCGAACCGCAAGGGCCTCGAGGTCGGCGGCCACATCGCGACGTACCAGTCCTCGGCCAGCCTCTACGAGGTCGGCTTCAACCACTTCTTCCGCGGCAAGGACCACCCCGGCGGCGGCGACCAGGTCTACATCCAGGGCCACGCCTCCCCGGGTGTCTACTCCCGCGCGTTCCTCGAGGGTCGCCTGAACGAGGAGCAGCTCTACCGGTTCCGCCAGGAGGTCCAGCACGGGCCCGGCGCCGGGCTGCCGTCCTACCCCCACCCCCGGCTGATGTCGGACTTCTGGGAGTTCCCGACGGTCTCCATGGGCCTGACCGGCATCAACTCCATCTACCAGGCGCGGTTCAACCGCTACCTGCAGAACCGCGGCATCAAGGACACCAGCCAGCAGCACGTCTGGGCGTTCCTCGGTGACGGCGAGATGGCCGAGCCCGAGTCGCTCGGCGCGATCCGGGTCGCGGCACGCGAGGAGCTCGACAACCTCACCTGGGTGATCAACTGCAACCTGCAGCAGCTCGACGGCCCGGTCACGGGCAACGGGAAGATCATCCAGGAGCTCGAGGCCAACTTCCGTGGCGCCGGCTGGAACGTCATCAAGGTCGTCTGGGGTCGCGAGTGGGACCCGCTGCTGGCCCGCGACGTGGACGGCGTGCTCGTCAACAAGATGAACACCACGCCGGACGGCGCGTTCCAGACCTACTCGGTCGAGGACGGCGCCTACGTGCGCGAGAGCTTCTTCGGTGGCGACCCGCGCCTGCGGGCGATGGTCGAGCACATGAGCGACCAGCAGATCCAGAAGCTGCCGCGCGGTGGCCACGACTACCGCAAGGTGTACGCCGCGTTCGACTCGGCCACCAAGCACGTCGGCCAGCCGACCGTGATCCTCGCCAAGACGATCAAGGGCTGGACGATCGACGCGCTGGAGGGCAAGAACGCCACCCACCAGATGAAGAAGCTGACCCCGGCCGACCTCAAGCGGTTCCGGGACCGGCTCTACCTGCCCATCTCCGACCGCGACCTCGAGCGGGCCTACGAGGAGACCGGCACCGCGCCGTTCTTCCACCCCGGCGCGGACTCCCCCGAGATCGAGTACATGCTCGAGCGTCGTCGCCAGCTCGGCGGCTCGCTGCCCAAGCGCGTCGTGCGGGCCAAGCCGCTCACGCTGCCGGGTGACAAGGCCTACGCCGAGCTCAAGCAGGGCTCGGGCAAGAACTCCGTCGCCACCACGATGGCGGTCGTCCGTCTGCTCAAGGACTGGATGAAGGACACCGAGATCGGCAAGCGCATCGTGCCGATCGCCCCGGACGAGTACCGCACGTTCGGCATGGACGCGATGTTCCCGAGCGCGAAGGTCTACAACCCCTCCGGCCAGCAGTACGAGTCGGTCGACCGGAACATGTTGCTCTCCTACAAGGAGTCGACCCAGGGCCAGATGCTCCACGAGGGCATCTCCGAGGCCGGCGCGATGGCCTCGGCGACCGCCGCCGGCTCGGCGTACTCCACGCACGGCGAGCCGATGATCCCGTTCTACATCTTCTACTCGATGTTCGGGTTCCAGCGGACCGGCGACTCGATCTGGGCCATGGCCGACCAGCTCTCCCGGGGCTTCCTGGTCGGCGCCACCGCCGGTCGCACCACGCTGACCGGCGAGGGCCTGCAGCACGCCGACGGGCACTCCCCGCTGCTCGCGGTGACCAACCCGGCGGTCGTGCACTACGACCCGGCCTACGCCTACGAGGTCGCGCACATCATGCGCTCCGGCCTCGAGCGGATGTACGGCACCGGCGGGCCCGAGGGCAACGGCGAGAACGTCATCTTCTACCTGACGGTCTACAACGAGCCGGTGCCGCAGCCCAAGGAGCCCGAGGACGTCGACGTCGAGGGCATCCTGCGCGGCATGCACCAGGTCTCGCGCGCCGAGGGCGAGGGCCCGCGGGTCACGCTGATGGGCTCGGGCGTCGGCATGCCGTGGATCCAGGACGCGAAGCGGATGCTCGCCGAGGAGTGGGGCGTCCAGGCCGACACCTGGTCGGTCACCTCGTGGAACGAGCTGGCCCGCGACGCCGTCGCCGCCGAGGAGTGGAACCTGCTGCACCCCGGCGAGGAGGCGCGCAGCTCCTACGTCGAGGAGCGGCTGGTCGACGTCGAGGGGCCCGTCGTCGCGGTCTCGGACTTCATGCGGGCCGTGCCCCTGCAGATCGCCCGCTGGGTGCCCGGTGACTACCGGGTGCTGGGTGCCGACGGGTTCGGCTTCGCCGACACCCGCCCGGCCGCCCGACGGTACTTCCACATCGACGCCCAGTCCGTCGTCGTGCAGGCCCTCCAGGCCCTCGCCGACGCCGGGCAGGTCGACCGCTCCCAGGTCGAGAAGGCGTTCGCGACGTACCGGATCGACGACCCCACCGCCGTCGCCGGCGTGAAGCAGGAAGGCGGAGACGCCTGA
- a CDS encoding alpha/beta fold hydrolase yields MSTKSHEVQHVTIHGHRRAYVKVGSGPALLLLHGLGCSHTTWAPVIDLLARRYTVIAPDLLGHGQSDKPRADYSLGGFANGMRDLLTVLEVERVTVVGHSFGGGVAMQFAYQFPERTDRLVLVASGGLGPEVTPAIRAITTPGFHQVMGVLTLPGIRHAGKKGMQLMTALPSRHARDLGEMAEIYDSFKDPAARHAIRHVVRGVVDWKGQVVTMADRAYLTEEMPMAVVWGRDDTVIPVRHAGLAGDLAPRSRVEIIPNAGHFPHKDHPERFAKLLHDFVRTTQPSTYDRERVRTLLVNGRSEPAPVASVTDITSA; encoded by the coding sequence GTGTCCACAAAGTCCCACGAGGTCCAGCACGTCACGATCCACGGCCACCGCCGGGCGTACGTGAAGGTCGGGTCGGGTCCCGCGCTGCTGCTCCTGCACGGGCTGGGGTGCTCCCACACCACCTGGGCGCCGGTGATCGACCTGCTCGCCCGGCGCTACACCGTCATCGCCCCCGACCTGCTCGGCCACGGGCAGTCGGACAAGCCGCGGGCGGACTACAGCCTCGGCGGGTTCGCCAACGGCATGCGCGACCTGCTGACCGTCCTCGAGGTCGAGCGGGTGACCGTCGTCGGGCACAGCTTCGGCGGCGGGGTGGCGATGCAGTTCGCCTACCAGTTCCCCGAGCGCACCGACCGGCTGGTCCTCGTCGCCTCCGGCGGCCTGGGCCCGGAGGTGACCCCCGCGATCCGCGCGATCACCACCCCGGGGTTCCACCAGGTCATGGGAGTCCTGACGCTCCCCGGCATCCGGCACGCGGGCAAGAAGGGCATGCAGCTGATGACCGCGCTGCCCTCGCGGCACGCGCGGGACCTCGGTGAGATGGCGGAGATCTACGACTCCTTCAAGGACCCGGCCGCGCGCCACGCGATCCGCCACGTCGTGCGCGGCGTCGTGGACTGGAAGGGCCAGGTCGTCACGATGGCCGACCGGGCCTACCTCACCGAGGAGATGCCGATGGCGGTGGTGTGGGGCCGCGACGACACCGTCATCCCGGTGCGCCACGCCGGGCTGGCCGGTGACCTCGCCCCGCGGTCGCGGGTGGAGATCATCCCGAACGCCGGGCACTTCCCGCACAAGGACCACCCCGAGCGGTTCGCCAAGCTGCTCCACGACTTCGTCCGGACCACCCAGCCCTCGACGTACGACCGGGAGCGCGTGCGGACGCTGCTGGTCAACGGCCGCAGCGAGCCGGCGCCGGTCGCCTCGGTCACCGACATCACCAGCGCCTGA
- a CDS encoding CdaR family transcriptional regulator, translating to MSSIPAAVPRSRAADALQRATGALSTAATARMDAEMPWFRDLSAQDRSWVGLIVQAGIRGFVDWFRADDGTPAPGANELAASVFGAAPRALAGVINLQQTVDLVRLSIEVVESDIDRLLGAEDVPLVRAAVLRYAREVAFATAEVYARAAEVRGAWDARLEALVVDAVLRAEADEAVLSRASALGWSAAGDVAVVLGAVPERTAAADLPEEVRRAARTAGLEALCAVQGDRLVVLLGGVADPRVAAESVVGLFGEGPVVVGPAADDLAGAHVSARAAVSAHRAAAGWPGAPRPVQSIELLPERALAGDGHARRHLVEQLYLPLLRARGTMVETLATYLDEGSSIEGTARALFVHPNTVRYRLRQVTDTTGFSPSRPRDAFVLRIALVLGRQSGRVE from the coding sequence GTGTCGAGCATTCCAGCCGCAGTACCCCGCTCGCGTGCCGCCGATGCGCTGCAGCGGGCCACCGGTGCGCTCAGCACCGCCGCCACCGCGCGGATGGACGCCGAGATGCCCTGGTTCCGCGACCTCAGCGCCCAGGACCGCTCCTGGGTCGGCCTGATCGTGCAGGCCGGCATCCGGGGCTTCGTCGACTGGTTCCGCGCCGACGACGGCACGCCCGCGCCCGGCGCCAACGAGCTGGCCGCGTCGGTGTTCGGCGCGGCGCCGAGGGCGCTGGCCGGCGTGATCAACCTCCAGCAGACGGTGGACCTGGTGCGGCTGTCGATCGAGGTCGTCGAGTCCGACATCGACCGCCTGCTCGGCGCTGAGGACGTGCCCCTGGTCCGCGCCGCCGTGCTCCGCTACGCCCGCGAGGTCGCCTTCGCGACCGCGGAGGTCTACGCCCGCGCGGCGGAGGTGCGCGGCGCCTGGGACGCCCGGCTCGAGGCCCTCGTCGTGGACGCCGTGCTCCGCGCCGAGGCCGACGAGGCGGTGCTGAGCCGGGCCAGCGCGCTGGGCTGGAGCGCCGCCGGCGACGTCGCGGTGGTCCTCGGGGCGGTCCCGGAGCGGACGGCGGCCGCCGATCTGCCCGAGGAGGTACGCCGCGCGGCGCGGACCGCGGGCCTGGAGGCGCTGTGCGCCGTGCAGGGCGACCGGCTCGTGGTGCTCCTGGGCGGCGTGGCCGACCCGCGGGTGGCCGCCGAGTCGGTCGTCGGCCTCTTCGGGGAGGGACCCGTCGTCGTGGGTCCCGCCGCCGACGACCTCGCCGGCGCGCACGTGTCCGCACGCGCCGCCGTCTCCGCGCACCGCGCGGCCGCGGGGTGGCCGGGTGCGCCGAGGCCGGTGCAGAGCATCGAGCTGCTGCCCGAGCGCGCACTGGCCGGCGACGGGCACGCCCGCCGGCACCTCGTCGAGCAGCTCTACCTCCCGCTGCTGCGCGCCCGCGGGACGATGGTCGAGACGCTCGCGACGTACCTCGACGAGGGCTCTTCGATCGAGGGCACCGCGCGGGCCCTCTTCGTGCACCCCAACACCGTCCGCTACCGCCTGCGCCAGGTCACCGACACCACCGGCTTCTCCCCCAGCCGCCCCCGGGACGCGTTCGTCCTGCGGATCGCGCTCGTCCTGGGCCGCCAGTCCGGCCGTGTCGAGTAG
- a CDS encoding acyltransferase domain-containing protein, translated as MLVIVAPGQGAQTPGFLRPWLEDPVFASRFEWLATVAGVDLVAHGTESDAETIRDTRIAQPLLVATGLVAALELFPHPADAFAKIGAVAGHSVGELTAAAGARAITAEQAMVLVRERGNAMADASAVTPTGMTAVLGGDRDEVLAALARHGLTAANDNGPGQVVAAGTLDQLAALADDAPAKARLMPLSVAGAFHTEHMRPAVDHVAHLARSVSTHDPRTRLISNRDGQVVHDGNEVLRRIVGQIASPVRWDLCLETMADLGVTGILEMPPAGTLTGIAKRALKGVATFALKTPDQLDAARAFCEEHGESSEMETSPTWRMVVSPVKGTFHIAGAAAASAVLPAGAAIGDVASLRDRIPVTAAHGGQVVEWLVEDGDLVSPGQPLLRLHPEGAA; from the coding sequence GTGCTCGTCATCGTCGCCCCGGGCCAGGGGGCCCAGACTCCCGGCTTCCTCCGGCCCTGGCTGGAGGACCCGGTCTTCGCCTCGCGCTTCGAGTGGCTCGCGACCGTCGCCGGGGTCGACCTGGTCGCCCACGGCACCGAGTCCGACGCGGAGACCATCCGCGACACCCGGATCGCGCAGCCGCTGCTCGTCGCGACCGGCCTGGTCGCCGCGCTCGAGCTGTTCCCGCACCCTGCCGACGCCTTCGCCAAGATCGGCGCGGTCGCCGGCCACAGCGTCGGCGAGCTGACCGCCGCGGCGGGCGCCCGGGCGATCACCGCGGAGCAGGCGATGGTGCTGGTGCGCGAGCGCGGCAACGCCATGGCCGACGCCTCGGCCGTGACGCCCACCGGGATGACCGCCGTCCTCGGCGGCGACCGGGACGAGGTGCTGGCCGCCCTCGCGCGGCACGGCCTGACCGCCGCCAACGACAACGGCCCCGGTCAGGTCGTCGCGGCCGGCACCCTCGACCAGCTCGCCGCCCTCGCGGACGACGCGCCGGCCAAGGCCCGGCTGATGCCGCTGAGCGTCGCGGGCGCCTTCCACACCGAGCACATGCGCCCGGCCGTCGACCACGTCGCGCACCTGGCCCGCTCGGTCTCGACCCACGACCCGCGGACGCGGCTGATCTCCAACCGCGACGGGCAGGTCGTCCACGACGGCAACGAGGTGCTGCGCCGGATCGTCGGGCAGATCGCGAGCCCGGTGCGCTGGGACCTGTGCCTGGAGACGATGGCCGACCTCGGTGTCACCGGCATCCTCGAGATGCCGCCGGCGGGCACGCTGACCGGCATCGCCAAGCGCGCGCTCAAGGGCGTGGCGACGTTCGCGCTCAAGACCCCCGACCAGCTCGACGCGGCCCGGGCCTTCTGCGAGGAGCACGGCGAGTCCTCGGAGATGGAGACCTCCCCCACCTGGCGGATGGTCGTCTCCCCGGTCAAGGGCACCTTCCACATCGCCGGCGCCGCGGCCGCCTCCGCCGTCCTGCCCGCCGGAGCAGCGATCGGCGACGTCGCCAGCCTGCGGGACCGGATCCCGGTCACCGCCGCCCACGGCGGCCAGGTCGTGGAGTGGCTCGTCGAGGACGGCGACCTCGTCTCGCCCGGCCAGCCACTGCTGCGGCTGCACCCCGAGGGAGCGGCCTGA
- a CDS encoding beta-ketoacyl-ACP synthase III, translated as MGARIRATTGAEHARILGIGAYRPRRVVPNSEVVEAIDSSDEWIQQRSGIKQRRFASDDETIQMMSVAAARQALERAGLDAGQIDCVVVATVSHLMQTPAVATLVAHELGTDQAAAFDVSAACAGFCHGVAMAADFVRTGSARHVLVVGVERLSDITDMTDRGTAFIFADGAGAAVVGPSDEPGIGPVVWGSDGEQSDLIRSRHDWRDVLAAAEPAMPHLTMQGSAVFRWASFAMAKVAQEALDRAGITADQLDCFVPHQANMRITDAMARSMKLPPTVRIARDIAEQGNTSAASIPLALDRMVAEGDARSGDTALLVAFGAGLAYAAQVVVVP; from the coding sequence ATGGGCGCGCGGATCCGGGCCACCACCGGCGCGGAGCACGCACGCATCCTCGGCATCGGCGCCTACCGCCCCCGCCGGGTCGTCCCCAACTCCGAGGTGGTCGAGGCGATCGACTCCAGCGACGAGTGGATCCAGCAGCGGTCGGGCATCAAGCAGCGCCGGTTCGCCTCCGACGACGAGACCATCCAGATGATGTCGGTCGCCGCCGCGCGCCAGGCGCTCGAGCGCGCCGGCCTCGACGCCGGGCAGATCGACTGCGTCGTCGTCGCCACCGTCAGCCACCTGATGCAGACCCCGGCCGTCGCGACCCTGGTCGCCCACGAGCTCGGCACCGACCAGGCCGCGGCGTTCGACGTGTCGGCCGCCTGCGCGGGCTTCTGCCACGGCGTCGCGATGGCTGCCGACTTCGTCCGGACCGGGAGCGCCCGGCACGTCCTGGTCGTCGGCGTCGAGCGGCTCTCCGACATCACCGACATGACCGACCGCGGCACGGCGTTCATCTTCGCCGACGGCGCCGGCGCCGCCGTGGTGGGCCCGAGCGACGAGCCGGGCATCGGCCCGGTCGTGTGGGGCTCCGACGGCGAGCAGTCCGACCTGATCCGGTCCCGCCACGACTGGCGTGACGTGCTGGCCGCCGCGGAGCCGGCGATGCCGCACCTGACCATGCAGGGCAGCGCGGTCTTCCGCTGGGCGTCGTTCGCGATGGCCAAGGTGGCCCAGGAGGCCCTGGACCGGGCCGGCATCACCGCCGACCAGCTCGACTGCTTCGTGCCGCACCAGGCGAACATGCGGATCACCGACGCCATGGCCCGGTCGATGAAGCTGCCCCCCACCGTCCGCATCGCCCGCGACATCGCCGAGCAGGGCAACACCTCGGCCGCCTCGATCCCGCTGGCCTTGGACCGGATGGTCGCCGAGGGCGACGCCCGGTCCGGCGACACCGCCCTGCTGGTCGCCTTCGGTGCCGGCCTGGCGTACGCCGCCCAGGTCGTCGTCGTCCCCTGA
- a CDS encoding acyl carrier protein produces the protein MATTEEIRSDLAEIVNEVAGVDAADVQLDKSFVEDLDVDSLSMVEVVVAAEEKFGVSIPDDEVKNLKTVGDAVAFIERASA, from the coding sequence ATGGCCACCACTGAGGAGATCCGCTCCGACCTCGCCGAGATCGTCAACGAGGTCGCGGGCGTCGACGCCGCCGACGTCCAGCTCGACAAGTCGTTCGTCGAGGACCTCGACGTCGACTCGCTGTCGATGGTCGAGGTCGTCGTCGCTGCCGAGGAGAAGTTCGGCGTCTCCATCCCCGACGACGAGGTCAAGAACCTCAAGACCGTCGGTGACGCCGTGGCCTTCATCGAGCGCGCCTCCGCCTGA
- a CDS encoding beta-ketoacyl synthase: protein MSATRVVVTGLGATSPVGGDVPSTWSALLEGRSGVRPLEEEWAEPLGARIAARVAVEPSETLDRVKARRMDRSGQLAMVAALEAWADAGLTGSAAEAGIDPERLSVAMASGIGGVTTLLTNYDALLAKGPRRVSPLAIPMLMPNGPAAGIGLALGAKSGVHTPVSACASGNEAIALGIDLIRLGRADIVVCGGTEAAVHALPMAAFGQMMALSKRNDDPAAASRPWDKGRDGFVLGEGAAVLVLESEEHAAARGARVYAEAGGAGITADSHDIAQPDPVGAGATRAMRFALRDADLSPADVAHINAHATSTPQGDVAEALAIRNALGDAASGAVLTSTKSMTGHLLGAAGALESVATVLALHHRTVPPTINLEDPEDVGLDLADKVRDLPEGDIAALNNSFGFGGHNVAIAFRSVS from the coding sequence ATGTCCGCCACGCGCGTCGTCGTCACCGGTCTGGGAGCCACCTCCCCGGTCGGGGGCGACGTCCCCTCCACCTGGTCCGCCCTGCTCGAGGGCCGCTCGGGCGTCCGTCCCCTCGAGGAGGAGTGGGCCGAGCCGCTCGGCGCCCGCATCGCCGCCCGCGTGGCGGTCGAGCCGAGCGAGACCCTCGACCGGGTCAAGGCGCGCCGCATGGACCGCTCGGGGCAGCTGGCCATGGTCGCCGCCCTCGAGGCCTGGGCCGACGCCGGCCTGACCGGCAGCGCCGCCGAGGCGGGCATCGACCCCGAGCGCCTGTCGGTCGCGATGGCGTCGGGCATCGGCGGTGTCACCACGCTGCTGACCAACTACGACGCCCTGCTCGCCAAGGGACCGCGCCGCGTCTCCCCGCTGGCGATCCCGATGCTCATGCCCAACGGCCCGGCCGCCGGCATCGGCCTCGCGCTCGGTGCCAAGTCGGGCGTCCACACCCCGGTCTCGGCGTGCGCCTCGGGCAACGAGGCGATCGCCCTGGGCATCGACCTGATCCGCCTGGGCCGCGCCGACATCGTCGTCTGCGGCGGCACCGAGGCCGCGGTCCATGCCCTGCCGATGGCCGCCTTCGGCCAGATGATGGCGCTGTCCAAGCGCAACGACGACCCGGCCGCCGCCTCGCGTCCCTGGGACAAGGGCCGCGACGGCTTCGTGCTCGGTGAGGGTGCCGCCGTCCTCGTCCTGGAGTCCGAGGAGCACGCCGCCGCCCGCGGCGCGCGGGTGTACGCCGAGGCCGGCGGTGCCGGCATCACCGCCGACTCCCACGACATCGCCCAGCCCGACCCGGTCGGCGCCGGCGCGACCCGCGCGATGCGGTTCGCCCTCCGCGACGCCGACCTCTCCCCCGCCGACGTCGCCCACATCAACGCCCACGCCACCTCGACGCCCCAGGGCGACGTGGCCGAGGCGCTCGCGATCCGCAACGCGCTCGGCGACGCGGCGTCCGGCGCGGTCCTCACCTCGACCAAGTCGATGACCGGGCACCTCCTCGGTGCCGCCGGCGCCCTGGAGTCGGTCGCCACCGTGCTCGCGCTGCACCACCGCACCGTGCCGCCGACGATCAACCTCGAGGACCCCGAGGACGTCGGCCTCGACCTGGCCGACAAGGTCCGCGACCTGCCCGAGGGCGACATCGCCGCCCTCAACAACTCCTTCGGCTTCGGCGGCCACAACGTCGCCATCGCGTTCCGGAGCGTCTCGTGA